A portion of the Phycodurus eques isolate BA_2022a chromosome 3, UOR_Pequ_1.1, whole genome shotgun sequence genome contains these proteins:
- the bcl2l16 gene encoding LOW QUALITY PROTEIN: BCL2 like 16 (The sequence of the model RefSeq protein was modified relative to this genomic sequence to represent the inferred CDS: inserted 2 bases in 1 codon; deleted 1 base in 1 codon; substituted 1 base at 1 genomic stop codon) — protein MCQSEVPEARRGXSSPDPLVSEAFLMAHDYIDYVITDSTTGPAPTAAXTGDVLLTCFHSFFRRWPRVFQDVTENTASPTLMRILDKHFFPTSLGLRRRDLARSAELSVYILAGQMALHCHENSMVVVMPQLKECVGAYVERVICPEIRERGGWNGFVSRLGDKPNLEAQVKEVCCCTLLASASSVRSYVLWKNVLANIASY, from the exons ATGTGCCAGTCAGAGGTACCAGAGGCCAGACGTGGTTGAAGCAGTCCTGACCCACTGGTGAGCGAGGCCTTCCTGATGGCCCATGATTACATAGACTATGTGATCACAGACAGCACAACGGGTCCTGCCCCCACTGCAGC CACTGGGGATGTGCTCCTTACATGCTTCCACAGCTTCTTCAGACGCTGGCCACGTGTCTTCCAAGATGTGACAGAGAATACCGCATCCCCTACACTCATGAGGATCCTAGATAAACACTTCTTCCCCACT TCCCTGGGGTTGCGACGCCGGGACCTGGCACGGAGCGCAGAATTGTCAGTCTATATTCTAGCTGGTCAGATGGCCTTGCATTGCCATGAGAATAGCATGGTGGTGGTTATGCCTCAGCTGAAGGAGTGTGTGGGTGCTTATGTAGAGAGGGTCATTTGCCCTGAGATCAGAGAAAGGGGAGGATG GAATGGTTTTGTGTCACGATTAGGGGACAAACCGAACCTGGAGGCTCAGGTGAAGGAAGTGTGCTGCTGCACCCTGCTGGCTTCAGCCTCAAGCGTCCGCAGTTACGTCttgtggaaaaatgttttaGCCAACATTGCCAGCTACTGA
- the LOC133400432 gene encoding tubulin beta-1 chain-like has translation MREIVHLQAGQCGNQIGAKFWEVISDEHGIDPTGTYHGDSDLQLDRINVYYNEASGGKYVPRAVLVDLEPGTMDSVRSGPFGQIFRPDNFVFGQSGAGNNWAKGHYTEGAELVDSVLDVVRKEAESCDCLQGFQLTHSLGGGTGSGMGTLLISKIREEYPDRIMNTFSVVPSPKVSDTVVEPYNATLSVHQLVENTDETYCIDNEALYDICFRTLKLTTPSYGDLNHLVSATMSGVTTCLRFPGQLNADLRKLAVNMVPFPRLHFFMPGFAPLTSRGSQQYRSLTVPELTQQMFDAKNMMAACDPRQGRYLTVAAIFRGRMSMKEVDEQMLNVQNKNSSYFVEWIPNNVKTAVCDIAPRGLKMAATFIGNSTAIQELFKRISEQFTAMFRRKAFLHWYTGEGMDEMEFTEAESNMNDLVSEYQQYQDATAEDDGEFGEDDEEDMA, from the exons ATGAGAGAAATTGTGCATCTTCAGGCTGGTCAGTGTGGAAACCAGATTGGTGCTAAG TTTTGGGAGGTCATCAGTGACGAGCATGGCATTGACCCGACTGGGACATACCATGGTGACAGTGACCTGCAGTTGGACAGGATCAATGTCTACTACAATGAAGCTTCAG GTGGTAAATATGTTCCCCGTGCTGTATTGGTGGATCTGGAGCCAGGCACAATGGACTCTGTGCGGTCTGGACCTTTTGGTCAGATCTTTCGACCAGACAACTTTGTCTTTG GCCAGAGTGGCGCTGGTAACAACTGGGCTAAGGGTCACTACACAGAAGGTGCGGAGCTGGTGGACTCTGTCTTAGATGTGGTGAGGAAGGAGGCAGAGAGCTGTGACTGCCTCCAAGGTTTCCAGCTCACACACTCTCTGGGTGGCGGTACTGGCTCCGGAATGGGCACTCTGCTCATCAGCAAAATCCGTGAAGAATACCCAGACCGCATCATGAACACCTTCAGCGTGGTGCCCTCTCCAAAAGTATCCGACACAGTTGTTGAGCCATACAACGCTACACTGTCAGTCCACCAGCTGGTAGAGAACACAGACGAGACCTATTGCATTGACAACGAGGCGTTGTACGATATCTGCTTCCGCACCCTTAAACTCACCACTCCCTCCTACGGCGACCTCAACCACCTGGTCTCGGCCACCATGAGCGGCGTCACCACTTGCCTCAGGTTCCCCGGACAGCTCAACGCTGACCTGCGGAAACTGGCCGTCAACATGGTGCCCTTCCCCCGTCTGCACTTCTTCATGCCAGGCTTCGCTCCCCTCACAAGCAGAGGTAGCCAGCAGTACAGGTCCCTTACGGTACCCGAGCTCACTCAGCAGATGTTTGATGCCAAAAATATGATGGCTGCCTGTGACCCACGCCAAGGGCGCTACCTGACCGTGGCCGCCATCTTCCGTGGCCGCATGTCCATGAAGGAGGTGGATGAGCAGATGCTCAACGTGCAGAATAAGAACAGCAGCTACTTTGTGGAATGGATCCCCAACAACGTCAAGACCGCAGTGTGTGACATTGCTCCTCGGGGACTCAAGATGGCTGCCACCTTCATTGGCAACAGCACAGCCATCCAGGAGCTATTCAAGCGCATCTCAGAGCAGTTTACAGCCATGTTCAGGCGCAAAGCTTTCCTCCACTGGTACACTGGCGAGGGCATGGATGAGATGGAGTTCACTGAGGCAGAGAGCAACATGAATGACCTGGTGTCAGAGTACCAGCAGTACCAGGATGCCACAGCTGAGGATGATGGAGAATTTGGTGAAGATGATGAGGAAGATATggcttaa